From bacterium, one genomic window encodes:
- a CDS encoding sulfatase-like hydrolase/transferase produces MKEKMNIVVVVLDTLRAKHLGCYGNTKIRTPNIDAFDKRSVRFTRAYPESLPTIPVRRAFHTGRRAYPFRDYKPLKWGTVYLPGWQPMADEKDTLAENLADAGYQTGFVCTTQHCWNPGYNFQRGFWQWEFVRGYSGEDRWHSPFSVPRSSIRHYGDSDELMKRPHAGMGAPMVLANRGCVMKDEKTATARAFKWACKFMEDNRKHPFYLMIDSFAPHEPWEAPEKYYLMYGDPDYDGVKYLSAHYGPADDYSEKEIEYMKAQYSGLVTHVDRWFGELLHKLDSLGLAGNTAVLFISDHGTNFCDNPRNVIGKPANAMYPGVMQLPFLVRTPDEANAGSVRNELVYNLDLTATVYDLAAITSKDGIHGQSVLPLVQDTEGWKFRDYVTCRYTDSLCYIDNDTWALGNINGKMQEVFDLKSDPNCVVMLDKNDALSRWKNAWECLLQDAGGNFPDYRGERITDALGRKRYTYRKTVIKEA; encoded by the coding sequence ATGAAAGAGAAAATGAACATTGTCGTGGTTGTTTTGGACACATTGCGTGCTAAACATCTTGGATGTTATGGAAACACGAAAATTCGCACTCCGAATATTGATGCATTTGATAAACGCAGTGTACGTTTCACGCGGGCATATCCTGAAAGTCTTCCTACTATTCCTGTGCGGCGCGCATTTCACACAGGCCGTAGAGCTTATCCGTTCAGGGACTATAAACCACTAAAATGGGGTACAGTCTATCTTCCAGGTTGGCAGCCAATGGCTGACGAGAAAGACACACTTGCTGAAAATTTGGCTGATGCAGGATATCAAACAGGCTTTGTGTGCACCACTCAGCACTGCTGGAACCCTGGATACAACTTTCAGAGGGGATTTTGGCAGTGGGAATTTGTGCGCGGCTACTCAGGCGAGGATCGCTGGCATTCGCCTTTCTCAGTGCCGCGCAGCTCCATTAGACATTATGGAGATTCGGATGAACTGATGAAACGTCCCCACGCAGGTATGGGAGCGCCGATGGTTCTCGCTAACCGCGGATGTGTCATGAAAGATGAGAAAACCGCAACAGCCAGAGCTTTCAAATGGGCCTGCAAGTTTATGGAAGATAATCGTAAGCATCCATTCTATCTTATGATTGATTCCTTTGCTCCTCATGAGCCATGGGAAGCTCCTGAGAAATATTATTTGATGTACGGAGATCCCGATTACGATGGAGTCAAGTATCTTTCCGCACACTATGGTCCTGCAGATGACTATTCGGAGAAAGAGATTGAGTATATGAAAGCCCAATACTCAGGTTTGGTCACCCATGTAGATCGCTGGTTTGGAGAGTTACTTCACAAGCTGGACTCTCTTGGGCTGGCTGGAAACACAGCAGTTCTGTTTATCAGTGATCATGGCACTAATTTCTGCGATAATCCTCGGAATGTAATAGGCAAACCTGCAAACGCTATGTATCCGGGCGTTATGCAGTTGCCTTTCCTTGTACGTACGCCGGATGAAGCAAATGCAGGAAGTGTTCGCAATGAACTGGTTTACAATCTTGATTTAACGGCAACGGTATATGACTTGGCAGCTATAACGTCAAAAGATGGAATCCATGGACAAAGCGTTCTTCCTCTGGTGCAAGACACTGAAGGATGGAAATTTAGAGATTACGTTACCTGCCGATATACAGATTCGCTTTGCTACATTGATAATGATACATGGGCTCTCGGCAATATTAACGGGAAGATGCAGGAGGTCTTTGACTTAAAGTCTGACCCGAACTGTGTGGTTATGCTTGACAAGAACGATGCGCTTTCTAGATGGAAGAATGCATGGGAATGTCTTTTGCAAGATGCCGGCGGTAATTTCCCTGACTATCGCGGCGAAAGAATAACAGATGCGCTTGGACGAAAGCGTTACACTTATAGAAAAACAGTTATAAAGGAGGCATAA
- a CDS encoding Gfo/Idh/MocA family oxidoreductase yields MRIGLIGAASLGGEHYYNLLEGVIDGRIEDIVLCDNNPNFKPVEMVEFSNIYSLQAKNSISSAPKRIQMYHNIYKNLKEKFPVYYNDYKEMLENENLDAVIIGTPNYLHAEMAVETLSRKISTLCEKPLAVSIAEVDRILSAARKNDTLLQVGLEIRYQKLFSFLREKLDDNILGDLKMAWGREFRGDWKADPGTIDTGDGLNRNWRFSQRHSGGSILEKLCHDLDIMYWLIGSKPVKATAYGGIDFYAPDSRDTIDNAVFIVEYANGVRLNFEYCMFAPYHGRFKGRYMGLIGTKGMLDIDERAGCVQFYEKKRLKKMVTTFDNLDLPTLPGHHQGNSTLLAFNDFYEYVTKGAKKARYNPEDVRVSTHLCLALEESIKRSGETINLESF; encoded by the coding sequence ATGCGTATAGGACTTATTGGAGCGGCGTCACTTGGTGGAGAACATTATTACAATTTGCTTGAGGGCGTTATTGATGGACGGATTGAGGATATTGTGCTCTGTGATAACAATCCGAATTTTAAGCCTGTGGAAATGGTTGAGTTTTCCAATATATATTCCCTTCAAGCTAAAAATTCAATTTCTAGTGCTCCAAAACGCATTCAGATGTATCATAACATCTACAAGAATCTCAAGGAAAAATTTCCCGTTTACTATAATGATTACAAAGAAATGCTTGAGAATGAGAATCTGGATGCTGTTATCATTGGCACTCCAAATTATCTTCATGCTGAAATGGCTGTAGAGACACTCTCTCGCAAAATTTCTACTCTATGCGAGAAACCGTTAGCTGTTTCAATAGCTGAAGTCGATCGTATTTTATCTGCTGCTCGTAAGAACGATACATTGCTGCAGGTTGGGTTAGAAATACGTTATCAAAAATTATTTTCGTTTTTACGTGAGAAGCTTGATGATAATATTCTTGGCGATTTAAAGATGGCATGGGGCAGGGAATTTCGCGGTGACTGGAAAGCTGATCCCGGGACAATTGATACAGGAGACGGACTTAATCGTAACTGGCGATTCTCACAACGACATAGTGGAGGCTCTATTCTGGAAAAGCTCTGTCACGATTTAGACATAATGTATTGGCTTATCGGGTCTAAACCGGTTAAAGCTACGGCATATGGAGGAATAGACTTTTACGCACCAGATAGCCGTGACACGATTGATAATGCAGTATTTATTGTTGAGTATGCAAATGGTGTGAGACTCAATTTTGAATACTGCATGTTTGCGCCTTATCATGGAAGATTTAAGGGGCGTTACATGGGGTTAATTGGCACAAAAGGGATGCTTGATATTGACGAACGAGCAGGATGCGTGCAATTCTATGAAAAAAAACGGCTAAAGAAGATGGTTACTACTTTTGATAATCTTGATCTCCCAACTCTTCCCGGTCACCACCAAGGAAATTCAACTCTTCTTGCATTCAATGACTTTTATGAGTATGTAACCAAAGGAGCCAAAAAAGCGCGTTATAATCCGGAAGATGTACGGGTTAGCACTCATCTTTGTCTTGCCCTGGAGGAATCCATAAAACGTTCAGGAGAAACTATTAATTTGGAATCATTTTAA